One Chloroflexota bacterium DNA window includes the following coding sequences:
- a CDS encoding chloramphenicol phosphotransferase, whose product MKAGCIVNAADPGQIIILNGAPRSGKSSIVKVVLDTFDGVWINLGVDCFKQQTSQRYSPGIGLRPGGELSTTIEPLVPVLYAAMYESIAAHSRLGVNVVVDVGHHDAYAEPRGILFASARRLSGLPVLFVGVRCPVDVIVERRQKTWDPSRGLDEHIQRWQREVHIPGIYDIEVDTSRCSPQECAGKIRQFLEERPRLSALAQLAEMQPDNGNPVCEAAK is encoded by the coding sequence GTGAAAGCGGGGTGCATCGTGAATGCCGCCGATCCAGGGCAAATCATCATCCTGAACGGCGCGCCGCGATCGGGCAAGTCGAGCATCGTCAAGGTGGTCCTGGACACATTCGATGGAGTGTGGATCAACCTTGGCGTAGATTGCTTCAAGCAGCAAACATCCCAGCGCTACAGTCCGGGCATTGGTCTTCGTCCCGGTGGAGAACTGTCAACAACGATCGAACCTCTCGTTCCGGTGCTGTATGCGGCCATGTACGAGTCTATCGCTGCCCACAGCCGGCTGGGCGTAAACGTCGTTGTGGACGTCGGCCATCACGACGCTTATGCGGAGCCACGCGGCATCCTCTTTGCCAGCGCCCGGCGTCTAAGCGGCTTGCCCGTCTTGTTTGTGGGAGTTCGTTGTCCTGTTGACGTGATCGTGGAGCGACGACAAAAGACGTGGGACCCAAGTCGGGGACTGGACGAGCACATTCAACGCTGGCAGCGTGAAGTCCACATTCCGGGTATCTATGACATTGAAGTCGATACTTCACGATGTTCTCCTCAGGAGTGTGCAGGTAAGATTCGACAGTTCCTTGAAGAGCGTCCACGACTCTCGGCATTGGCTCAACTTGCCGAGATGCAACCCGACAACGGCAATCCAGTGTGTGAAGCAGCGAAGTAA
- a CDS encoding NADH-quinone oxidoreductase subunit N produces MQIEDLISILPEIIITVVAACVLMVDAFGGRRTHRGLLGLVVVGSVVAILVTVFVRADGATAFSGTVLTDGYAVFFKVLFLAIAALSIVLAYAQSKDVPFAELAALILFATVGMLLLGATGDLITLYLGIELTSIPVYVLVAIKRDRFRATEGALKYFLLGAFASGVMLYGIAWLFGLTGTTNLANMALYVQSQGADNPWFMLGLGLLLAGLAFKVAAVPFHMWTPDAYQGAPTPSTAFLAAGAKMGAMAGLLRVVVHGLGPWQDMVVPIVIALAVASMIVGNFVAIWQRDVKRLLAYSSIAHTGYMLVAIAVVHAQSEAGGLMRDAVAAILFYAAVYALMTLGAFAVTFAVERRTGGTDMENFQNLGRSSPLLAAAMVVFMISLTGIPPAAGFFGKLYLLQVAVNGGLIWVAVVLVLTSTVSAYYYLRVVVNMYMVDGQPRLLPVPSSTAIGAVVAVGIIGTLVLGIYPAGAIEWAQAAFEEVGKLALSR; encoded by the coding sequence GTGCAAATAGAAGACCTCATCAGCATCCTGCCCGAAATCATCATCACGGTGGTTGCCGCTTGCGTACTCATGGTGGACGCGTTCGGCGGCCGGCGGACTCATCGCGGCTTGTTGGGTTTGGTTGTGGTTGGGAGTGTAGTCGCGATCCTCGTCACAGTCTTCGTGCGCGCTGACGGTGCAACTGCGTTTAGTGGTACCGTGCTGACAGATGGCTACGCGGTCTTCTTCAAAGTGCTCTTTCTCGCCATTGCCGCTCTCAGCATCGTGCTGGCTTATGCGCAGTCGAAGGACGTTCCGTTTGCAGAGCTTGCGGCGCTCATTCTGTTTGCGACAGTCGGCATGCTTCTGCTGGGCGCAACGGGAGATCTGATCACGCTGTATCTCGGCATTGAGCTCACGTCTATTCCTGTCTACGTACTCGTTGCCATCAAGCGCGATCGTTTCCGCGCGACGGAAGGCGCACTCAAGTATTTCCTGCTCGGCGCATTTGCCTCCGGAGTTATGCTTTATGGTATTGCCTGGCTCTTTGGCCTGACGGGCACAACGAATCTGGCGAATATGGCATTGTACGTGCAGAGCCAAGGTGCGGACAATCCCTGGTTCATGCTAGGACTCGGCCTCCTGCTTGCCGGCTTAGCGTTCAAAGTTGCTGCCGTTCCGTTCCACATGTGGACGCCTGACGCCTACCAAGGGGCGCCCACCCCGTCCACGGCATTCCTGGCGGCCGGCGCCAAAATGGGCGCTATGGCGGGCCTTTTGCGGGTAGTCGTGCACGGACTCGGGCCCTGGCAGGACATGGTAGTGCCCATCGTGATCGCGCTAGCCGTCGCAAGTATGATCGTCGGCAACTTTGTGGCAATCTGGCAGCGCGACGTGAAGCGCTTGCTCGCGTACTCGTCGATTGCGCACACAGGATATATGCTTGTCGCCATCGCGGTAGTGCATGCACAGTCTGAAGCAGGCGGACTCATGCGAGACGCCGTGGCGGCGATTCTGTTCTACGCCGCGGTGTATGCCTTGATGACGCTTGGTGCATTTGCCGTCACTTTTGCTGTGGAACGGCGCACCGGCGGCACGGATATGGAGAACTTCCAAAACCTCGGTCGTTCTTCGCCTTTGCTAGCTGCTGCTATGGTGGTGTTCATGATCTCGCTTACCGGCATCCCACCGGCCGCGGGATTCTTTGGCAAGCTGTACTTGCTGCAAGTAGCCGTTAACGGCGGCTTGATTTGGGTGGCTGTCGTTCTTGTGCTGACAAGCACGGTCTCGGCATACTACTACCTGCGCGTTGTCGTTAACATGTACATGGTTGATGGGCAACCCCGCTTGCTTCCCGTTCCATCTTCCACTGCAATTGGCGCAGTGGTTGCCGTGGGCATTATCGGTACGCTCGTGCTCGGCATCTATCCCGCCGGAGCCATCGAGTGGGCGCAAGCCGCCTTTGAAGAGGTCGGCAAGCTGGCACTGTCGCGCTAG
- a CDS encoding NADH-quinone oxidoreductase subunit M — MESFPILSLILWLPLIAAVIVLFLSDRRAMFAVSLAGALLSLVLSVLVWASFAPGAGMQFRETFDWLPALGIQYALGVDGISLLMVLLNTFLFFLCIVYAWASVHDRVKEYLFTMLLLEVGITGVFLALDFVLFYVFWEIMLIPMYVLIGVWGGERRVYATVKFVLYTLFGSLLMLVAILALYFVHGNTTGVYTFDILELTQGTYGERFQLWAFLAFFLAFAIKVPMVPFHTWLPDAHVEAPTTGSVILAGILLKMGGYGFIRFSLPLFPSASQTAQTAILVLSVIAILYGALVALMQTDLKKLIAYSSVSHMGFVTLGIFSFTQQGLDGAIMQMFSHGLVTGALFLCVGQLYERTHDRLIANLGGLAHRWPVYAVLFLFFSLASIGLPGLSGFVGEFMVLLGAFVTGTRIFGVLAVLGIILSAAYMLWMYWRVMLGSLQEAHRKLEDLTRLETAVLVALALVIVWAGVQPQGFIELFTADTSGIVEAIAASGVTSALTR; from the coding sequence GTGGAGTCATTCCCCATTCTCTCCCTCATTCTCTGGTTGCCGCTCATTGCAGCCGTAATCGTGCTGTTCCTTTCCGATCGCCGCGCGATGTTTGCGGTGTCCCTAGCGGGGGCCCTGCTTTCGCTCGTGCTGAGCGTTTTGGTATGGGCGAGCTTTGCGCCAGGCGCAGGCATGCAATTCCGCGAGACGTTCGATTGGCTGCCTGCCCTTGGCATTCAGTATGCGCTTGGCGTAGACGGCATAAGCCTTCTGATGGTGCTCCTGAATACATTCCTGTTCTTCCTCTGCATCGTCTATGCATGGGCATCGGTTCACGATCGCGTGAAAGAATACCTCTTTACCATGCTCCTCTTGGAAGTGGGCATAACGGGAGTATTTCTGGCGCTGGACTTCGTGCTCTTCTATGTCTTCTGGGAAATCATGCTTATTCCCATGTACGTGCTGATTGGCGTGTGGGGCGGAGAACGCCGGGTCTATGCGACGGTTAAGTTCGTGCTATACACGCTCTTTGGCAGTCTGCTCATGTTGGTTGCTATTCTGGCGCTCTATTTCGTGCACGGTAATACGACAGGCGTATACACGTTCGACATTCTTGAACTCACGCAAGGCACCTATGGTGAACGCTTCCAACTTTGGGCGTTCCTGGCCTTCTTCCTCGCGTTTGCCATCAAGGTACCCATGGTGCCGTTCCACACATGGTTGCCGGATGCCCACGTGGAGGCGCCGACTACCGGCAGCGTCATTCTGGCCGGTATCCTGCTCAAGATGGGTGGCTACGGCTTCATTCGCTTTAGCCTGCCCCTTTTCCCCAGCGCAAGCCAGACAGCACAGACAGCCATCCTCGTGCTCTCCGTCATCGCGATTCTCTATGGCGCATTGGTCGCATTGATGCAGACGGACCTGAAAAAGCTCATTGCCTACTCCTCAGTCAGCCACATGGGTTTTGTGACGCTGGGCATTTTCTCCTTTACGCAGCAGGGCCTCGACGGGGCCATTATGCAGATGTTTAGCCACGGATTGGTGACGGGAGCGCTCTTCCTCTGTGTGGGGCAACTCTACGAGCGCACGCACGACCGGCTCATTGCCAACCTTGGCGGGCTTGCCCATCGGTGGCCGGTCTATGCCGTGCTCTTTCTCTTCTTCTCGCTCGCCTCAATCGGCTTACCGGGACTATCGGGGTTTGTCGGCGAGTTCATGGTGCTGCTCGGGGCCTTCGTGACCGGCACGCGCATCTTCGGTGTGCTGGCCGTGCTTGGCATCATTCTTTCCGCGGCTTACATGCTTTGGATGTATTGGCGGGTGATGCTGGGTTCATTGCAGGAAGCGCATCGCAAGCTGGAGGATCTTACACGACTTGAGACTGCGGTACTCGTCGCTCTTGCGTTGGTAATTGTGTGGGCAGGCGTGCAACCCCAGGGATTCATCGAGCTCTTCACTGCCGACACGAGCGGGATTGTAGAAGCAATTGCAGCATCCGGAGTTACGAGCGCTCTGACAAGATAG
- the nuoL gene encoding NADH-quinone oxidoreductase subunit L, with amino-acid sequence MTDVAWLIPLLPFVAFAINGLFGRTYLKKRTGLIANAGVLGALVVTVALFITHLDHAEPATVSLWTWAVSGDFALDIALRVDALTLVMLLVVTSVSFMVHVYSIGYMASDPGYWRFFTYLPLFVFAMIMLVMATNLLVLFVFWEAVGLCSYLLIGFWFERQSASAAAIKAFLTNRIGDVGFLIGLILAWHVFGTLDYDEIFAQAPAIAAAMPGMLTLICLLLFVGAMGKSAQFPLHVWLPDAMEGPTPVSALIHAATMVTAGVYMVARFNPLYVLTPNAMMVVALVGAFTALFAATIGLAQNDIKRVLAFSTVSQLGLMFMALGVGAFTAAIFHLATHAFFKGLLFLGSGSVIHGTNEEQDMQRMGGLFGKMPVTGTTYIIGGLALSGIIPLAGFWSKDELLGATLLSGQLGYLLFFLGASASFLTAVYTFRMIFLTFFGKTRMETERHSHVHESPRVMTIPLIILAVGAIGAGIVGIPPEHGLIHNYLHDTFLSAELAGLVHKPSTAFVVALMGVSTLIAVFGILIAYSIHIRRSPSPEAVAGATPFIHALLVNKYYLDDFYDTVLAGGTKGVGWLFAWFDLNVVDGLVNLIGLIVNGVGGGLRRMQTGRLENYAFSVVLGTALVLAFYIIMVR; translated from the coding sequence ATGACCGATGTTGCCTGGCTAATTCCGCTCCTGCCATTTGTCGCGTTTGCGATTAATGGCCTCTTTGGACGCACTTACCTAAAGAAACGCACCGGTCTCATAGCCAACGCGGGTGTGCTGGGGGCACTTGTCGTAACCGTGGCCCTCTTCATCACGCACTTGGACCATGCGGAACCGGCGACGGTTTCACTGTGGACGTGGGCCGTTTCCGGCGACTTTGCGTTGGACATCGCATTGCGCGTGGACGCCCTGACGCTCGTCATGCTCTTGGTGGTCACGAGCGTGTCGTTCATGGTTCACGTCTACTCGATTGGCTACATGGCCAGCGACCCCGGTTATTGGCGGTTCTTCACCTATCTGCCGCTATTCGTCTTTGCAATGATCATGCTCGTGATGGCGACAAACTTGCTCGTCCTGTTCGTTTTCTGGGAAGCCGTCGGCTTGTGCTCCTACTTGCTCATTGGCTTTTGGTTCGAACGACAGTCGGCTTCCGCGGCAGCCATCAAGGCCTTCCTAACGAACCGCATTGGCGATGTGGGCTTCCTGATCGGTCTCATTTTGGCATGGCATGTCTTTGGGACGCTGGACTATGACGAGATCTTCGCGCAAGCTCCGGCGATTGCGGCTGCGATGCCGGGCATGCTCACCCTCATATGTCTCTTGCTCTTCGTGGGCGCCATGGGCAAGTCGGCGCAATTTCCGCTGCACGTCTGGCTGCCCGACGCGATGGAAGGTCCGACACCGGTGAGCGCCTTGATCCACGCCGCCACAATGGTGACGGCAGGCGTCTATATGGTAGCCCGCTTCAATCCACTCTACGTGCTGACACCGAACGCAATGATGGTGGTAGCGCTTGTCGGCGCATTCACTGCACTCTTTGCGGCTACGATCGGCTTGGCCCAGAACGACATCAAACGAGTCCTTGCGTTTTCTACGGTTAGCCAGCTCGGACTCATGTTCATGGCTCTCGGCGTGGGGGCCTTCACCGCGGCGATTTTCCACCTGGCTACGCACGCCTTCTTCAAGGGTCTCCTCTTCCTTGGCTCAGGCTCCGTGATTCACGGTACCAATGAGGAACAGGACATGCAGCGTATGGGCGGCCTCTTTGGAAAGATGCCCGTCACTGGAACCACGTACATTATTGGCGGCCTGGCACTGTCCGGTATCATCCCGCTGGCGGGCTTCTGGAGTAAGGACGAATTGCTGGGAGCCACGCTACTTTCCGGTCAACTTGGCTATCTTCTCTTCTTCTTGGGGGCCTCGGCCTCATTCCTGACAGCCGTATACACGTTCCGTATGATCTTCCTTACCTTCTTTGGCAAGACCCGCATGGAGACGGAGCGTCATTCGCATGTTCACGAATCGCCCCGGGTGATGACGATTCCGCTCATCATCCTGGCAGTGGGCGCAATAGGAGCCGGTATTGTTGGCATTCCGCCGGAGCACGGGCTAATTCACAACTACCTCCACGACACGTTCTTGTCGGCTGAGCTTGCCGGATTGGTTCACAAGCCGTCAACGGCGTTTGTGGTTGCGTTGATGGGCGTATCTACACTCATAGCGGTGTTTGGAATCCTCATCGCCTACAGCATCCACATACGTAGATCTCCGTCGCCGGAGGCTGTCGCCGGCGCGACCCCGTTCATTCATGCCCTCCTGGTCAATAAGTACTACCTGGACGACTTCTACGACACGGTCCTGGCGGGCGGAACGAAGGGCGTAGGCTGGCTCTTCGCCTGGTTCGACTTGAACGTCGTGGACGGACTGGTAAATCTCATTGGCTTGATAGTCAACGGCGTTGGCGGCGGCCTCCGCCGCATGCAGACCGGCCGCTTGGAAAACTATGCCTTTAGCGTTGTCCTCGGTACTGCGCTTGTGCTCGCTTTCTACATCATAATGGTGCGCTGA
- the nuoK gene encoding NADH-quinone oxidoreductase subunit NuoK, with protein MIPALEYYLVLGAALFIIGLLGVLVRRNLLIVFMSIELILLGANVTFVGFAVALNNMLGQAFVIFSLTVAAAEAAVGLAIIVALSRHRDSLNVDEIDTLKG; from the coding sequence ATCATCCCGGCCTTGGAGTACTACTTGGTGCTGGGTGCGGCACTCTTTATCATCGGTCTGCTCGGTGTGCTGGTGCGGCGCAATTTACTGATTGTATTTATGTCGATTGAACTCATTTTATTGGGAGCAAACGTCACGTTTGTTGGATTTGCCGTAGCTCTGAACAACATGCTGGGGCAAGCCTTCGTCATATTTTCCTTGACCGTAGCCGCTGCTGAAGCGGCGGTTGGGCTCGCCATAATCGTGGCGTTGTCGCGCCACAGGGATTCGCTCAATGTTGATGAAATTGACACTCTCAAGGGGTAA
- a CDS encoding NADH-quinone oxidoreductase subunit J: MNSETLLTLIFAYLAVACVALAVLVIMLRNPVQCALALVGVVFHLAGIFILLRAEFLAVAHIIIYAGAIIVLFLFTMMLLNLGVVERARQFHVQAPLAIVIGAVLFLEFIVLTGATITVGASGPHTPAWVVGQGGNVQALGQVLFRDYLLPFEVASVLLTAAVVGAIVLARQKPRRPRSSSQMGVGEWMAERYEKAKQREQDPAKPR; encoded by the coding sequence TTGAATAGCGAAACCTTGCTTACGTTGATTTTTGCGTACCTTGCAGTAGCGTGCGTGGCGCTTGCCGTGCTCGTGATCATGCTGCGCAATCCGGTCCAATGCGCGCTGGCGCTTGTTGGTGTTGTATTCCATCTTGCGGGAATCTTTATTCTGCTTCGCGCCGAATTTCTTGCCGTAGCACATATTATTATTTACGCGGGCGCCATAATCGTGCTCTTCCTTTTCACCATGATGCTGCTGAATCTCGGTGTGGTCGAGCGTGCGCGTCAGTTCCACGTCCAAGCGCCTCTCGCAATTGTGATTGGCGCAGTTCTTTTTCTGGAGTTCATCGTCCTCACCGGGGCTACTATTACGGTGGGAGCCTCGGGTCCCCACACGCCGGCCTGGGTGGTTGGACAGGGCGGCAACGTGCAAGCCTTGGGGCAAGTGCTCTTCCGCGACTACTTGCTTCCCTTTGAGGTAGCCTCGGTCTTGCTGACTGCTGCCGTAGTCGGCGCGATTGTCTTGGCAAGACAGAAGCCGAGACGACCCCGCTCATCCTCGCAGATGGGTGTGGGGGAGTGGATGGCAGAACGGTACGAGAAGGCAAAACAACGAGAACAAGATCCGGCCAAGCCGCGTTGA
- a CDS encoding NADH-quinone oxidoreductase subunit I translates to MSFRIDSLLPIARGLSVTLREFFRQPVTIRYPEEKRPLSAIFRGAVGMRRRPDGRPKCVGCGLCETACPNECITITTESNPAQPTDKVVTSYTLDVGRCLFCGLCVEACPVEALEMTNAYNFSTDDRSTLIYDVDRLMDLVDKQGKEVATLE, encoded by the coding sequence ATGAGTTTTCGGATCGACTCGCTGCTGCCAATAGCGAGAGGGCTCAGTGTTACCCTCCGTGAGTTCTTCCGGCAGCCGGTAACAATCCGCTATCCGGAGGAGAAACGGCCCCTCTCTGCGATCTTTCGCGGTGCTGTTGGCATGCGGCGCAGGCCGGACGGTCGGCCGAAGTGCGTGGGCTGCGGCCTTTGCGAGACTGCGTGTCCGAATGAGTGCATTACCATCACGACGGAGTCGAATCCCGCGCAACCTACCGATAAAGTGGTAACGTCATATACGCTTGACGTCGGTCGCTGCCTCTTCTGTGGGCTGTGTGTCGAGGCCTGTCCGGTGGAGGCATTGGAAATGACGAACGCGTACAATTTCTCTACGGATGACCGCAGTACACTCATCTACGACGTTGATCGCCTGATGGACCTGGTGGACAAGCAAGGCAAGGAGGTAGCTACGCTTGAATAG
- the nuoH gene encoding NADH-quinone oxidoreductase subunit NuoH, protein MTELVIAVIFKSIIAFLVPLLAVPPLIWAERRILGRIQSRVGPNRVGPFGLFQTLADAVKLLGKEDMIPAGADRALFILAPFLLLVPSFMAWSVVPIGTELHIFGRVIGLYPTDLNVGVLYIVALTSVAVYGIVMAGWASNSKYALLGSLRSSAQMISYEIMLGLALVGVVVLAGSLSLPEIVRQQQVPYAIPLFIGAFVFVCAALAETNRAPFDLPEAETELVSGYHVEYSGARFMFFFLAEYANMVLVSFLVSAVFLGGGWPAQLLEPYIGHLFTTLLAVGIMMSKVLLFLFFYFWIRATLPRFRYDQMMNFCWKVLLPLGLVNLAVATVLKLTIYA, encoded by the coding sequence ATGACTGAGCTTGTCATTGCCGTAATCTTCAAGTCGATCATCGCGTTCTTGGTTCCGCTGCTGGCCGTGCCGCCCCTGATTTGGGCAGAACGTCGCATCCTGGGCCGCATCCAGTCGCGAGTTGGCCCCAACCGCGTCGGCCCCTTTGGCTTATTCCAAACGCTGGCCGATGCCGTCAAGCTCTTGGGCAAAGAAGACATGATTCCGGCAGGTGCAGATCGTGCGCTCTTCATTCTCGCGCCGTTTCTGCTCTTGGTTCCGTCGTTTATGGCTTGGTCTGTCGTGCCGATTGGCACCGAACTGCACATCTTTGGACGAGTCATCGGCCTCTATCCCACTGATCTTAACGTCGGCGTGCTCTACATCGTGGCGCTAACGTCCGTAGCGGTATACGGCATCGTTATGGCCGGCTGGGCGTCCAATAGCAAGTACGCCTTGTTGGGTAGCCTCCGGTCGAGCGCACAGATGATTAGCTATGAGATTATGCTTGGCTTGGCGCTCGTCGGTGTTGTGGTGCTCGCCGGGTCGCTCTCGTTGCCGGAGATTGTGCGGCAGCAGCAGGTGCCATACGCTATACCGCTGTTTATCGGCGCATTTGTCTTTGTTTGCGCCGCGTTGGCGGAAACCAACCGCGCCCCCTTTGACTTACCGGAAGCGGAAACCGAGCTTGTGTCCGGCTATCACGTAGAGTATTCCGGCGCGCGGTTCATGTTCTTCTTCCTGGCCGAGTACGCAAATATGGTGCTCGTCTCCTTCTTGGTGAGTGCGGTATTCTTGGGTGGAGGATGGCCGGCCCAGTTGCTGGAGCCATATATCGGCCATCTCTTCACAACCTTGCTTGCTGTTGGCATCATGATGAGCAAAGTCCTGCTCTTTCTTTTCTTTTACTTTTGGATCCGCGCCACGTTGCCGCGGTTTCGCTACGATCAAATGATGAACTTTTGCTGGAAAGTGCTTTTGCCGCTGGGACTGGTGAATCTTGCAGTCGCAACGGTGCTAAAACTGACTATTTACGCCTGA
- a CDS encoding molybdopterin-dependent oxidoreductase, which produces MPVTLTVDGQEVTVPDGSTILDAARKSGIYIPTLCFDTFLKPYGACRMCVVEVERAPKPLSSCNTMAMDGMVVSTKTDPVVHAQQGIMEMTLQHHPLDCPYCDKSGVCDLQHTAYEVGVYRSKLGSDNPNEPDHEFSPLIEWDPNRCIYCGKCVRVCDERVGDSALTFNLRGFHSYIGTQFDEPLDCVECGECIEVCPVGALLSRPFMHSGRAWQVHQSESICNHCSVGCQMHVETRMGEVLRTKANPALRDQTPVNTRDRGPGDGMLCTRGRFGYDYIHDDARVTQPLVRRDGQLEAASWDEALSLVAAQVTEAKAQSGPDSVAAITSGRLSDEENYLVSRLMRDVIGTNNVDSTERWTFIPTLSALGPAAFNFSIDQMQQMDAFLVVGGDIMESHDVLGMRMRQWVRDQGKSLIQVSSLPSRQDSRFASHVLRVRPGSEEHLVQGLASDILRRSENDNAPEELRGYTLESAATDTGIAAEEIGQVAELLAQAGNVGIVWALGNWLIGSAESFAQAAANLKLALPSAHLFPLANKANSRGLVQMGAGADILPNFRSVDDAQARSALGRLWDVVLPDSQGLTVDDLLAGADVAVLFVIGEDLAASARNRNQAQATLEQADFVVVQDIFVSSTAAEHADVVLPAVSFAEKTGTYTNLEGRSQRAQAAIPPVGEAKPDWQILTELALQLGAQWTYRNSDSVAQEIAAVLADIPITHSTQGFGWQDLPTLPSVNGDGKLLLVTQDHLFVPGVTGRYSSNLRRMVAEPIAELHPAQLDRIGVRDGEKVDIQANGADLVVTAKANDRLAEDIVYVPVGFPDAPVGALLGAEAAVAVSVRAAVTSSTAESSASTMPGQR; this is translated from the coding sequence ATGCCGGTAACACTGACAGTTGACGGTCAAGAGGTAACGGTACCTGACGGGTCGACGATCCTCGATGCCGCGCGCAAGTCTGGTATCTACATTCCTACTCTATGTTTTGATACCTTCCTCAAGCCGTACGGCGCCTGCCGCATGTGCGTGGTTGAGGTCGAACGGGCCCCTAAGCCGCTCTCTTCCTGCAATACCATGGCCATGGACGGCATGGTGGTGAGCACCAAGACCGACCCGGTGGTGCATGCGCAGCAGGGCATCATGGAGATGACCCTACAGCACCACCCGCTCGACTGCCCGTACTGCGACAAGTCCGGTGTCTGCGACTTGCAGCACACCGCTTATGAGGTGGGCGTATACCGCAGCAAGTTGGGCAGCGACAATCCAAACGAACCGGACCACGAATTCAGCCCGCTAATCGAGTGGGACCCAAACCGCTGCATCTATTGCGGCAAGTGCGTGCGAGTCTGCGATGAAAGAGTCGGAGATAGCGCCCTTACCTTTAATCTGCGCGGCTTCCACAGCTATATCGGCACGCAGTTCGATGAACCGCTGGACTGCGTCGAGTGCGGAGAGTGTATTGAAGTTTGCCCGGTAGGCGCTCTGCTGAGCCGGCCCTTCATGCACAGCGGCCGCGCATGGCAGGTGCACCAGAGCGAGTCTATCTGCAACCACTGCAGCGTCGGCTGCCAGATGCACGTTGAAACGCGCATGGGCGAGGTGCTGCGCACGAAAGCGAATCCGGCGCTCCGCGACCAAACTCCGGTAAACACGCGAGACAGGGGGCCTGGAGACGGCATGCTCTGCACGCGCGGACGCTTTGGCTACGACTACATTCATGATGACGCGCGCGTGACTCAACCGCTGGTGCGCAGAGACGGTCAACTTGAAGCCGCAAGCTGGGACGAAGCGCTCAGTTTGGTCGCGGCGCAAGTCACGGAAGCAAAAGCGCAGAGTGGGCCCGATTCCGTAGCGGCCATTACCTCCGGGCGGCTCTCAGATGAAGAAAACTATCTCGTGTCGCGTCTCATGCGGGACGTCATCGGTACCAACAACGTTGACAGCACTGAGCGCTGGACGTTCATACCCACCCTCAGCGCCTTAGGACCTGCCGCCTTCAACTTCAGTATCGATCAGATGCAGCAAATGGATGCTTTCTTGGTCGTCGGTGGCGACATTATGGAAAGCCATGATGTGCTTGGTATGCGCATGCGGCAGTGGGTACGTGACCAAGGAAAATCGCTTATCCAAGTCAGTAGTTTGCCGAGCAGACAGGACAGTCGCTTCGCAAGCCACGTGCTGCGCGTACGCCCGGGATCGGAAGAGCACCTGGTTCAAGGACTAGCCAGTGATATTTTGCGCCGATCAGAGAACGATAACGCGCCGGAGGAATTGCGTGGCTATACTCTGGAGAGCGCTGCCACAGATACCGGTATCGCTGCGGAGGAGATCGGCCAGGTTGCAGAATTACTCGCGCAGGCTGGCAACGTCGGCATAGTCTGGGCCCTCGGCAATTGGCTAATTGGCAGCGCCGAGAGCTTTGCTCAAGCGGCGGCCAATCTCAAGTTGGCCTTGCCAAGCGCGCATCTCTTCCCCTTGGCTAATAAGGCAAACTCCAGAGGTTTGGTGCAAATGGGCGCGGGAGCGGACATACTGCCGAATTTCCGCAGCGTTGACGACGCCCAGGCTCGCAGTGCGTTGGGCAGGCTGTGGGACGTGGTGCTGCCAGATTCTCAGGGATTAACAGTTGACGATCTCTTGGCCGGCGCCGATGTTGCTGTGCTCTTCGTAATTGGAGAGGATTTAGCGGCGAGCGCCCGCAACCGCAACCAAGCGCAAGCAACTCTTGAGCAAGCAGACTTTGTGGTGGTGCAAGACATCTTCGTAAGTAGCACGGCGGCGGAGCACGCCGACGTCGTTTTGCCTGCCGTCAGCTTTGCGGAAAAGACCGGGACGTACACCAATTTGGAGGGGCGGTCTCAACGAGCCCAAGCGGCAATCCCGCCCGTAGGCGAAGCGAAACCCGATTGGCAGATTTTGACTGAACTTGCGCTACAGCTTGGCGCGCAGTGGACATACCGGAATTCGGACTCGGTTGCGCAGGAAATTGCTGCAGTGTTGGCCGACATCCCCATTACGCACAGCACGCAGGGCTTCGGTTGGCAGGATCTCCCCACGCTCCCCAGCGTGAATGGAGACGGCAAGCTGCTCTTGGTAACCCAAGACCACCTCTTCGTGCCGGGAGTTACCGGACGCTACAGTAGCAACTTGCGCCGGATGGTCGCAGAGCCGATAGCTGAATTGCATCCGGCACAGTTAGACCGCATCGGCGTTCGAGACGGCGAAAAGGTAGACATTCAGGCGAACGGCGCCGATCTGGTAGTTACTGCGAAAGCCAATGACCGATTGGCGGAAGACATTGTCTATGTTCCCGTTGGCTTCCCGGATGCGCCGGTGGGCGCTTTGCTAGGAGCGGAAGCCGCGGTGGCGGTATCAGTGCGAGCCGCAGTTACGTCATCTACAGCGGAGTCGTCGGCATCGACGATGCCGGGGCAGAGGTGA